Sequence from the Meles meles chromosome 10, mMelMel3.1 paternal haplotype, whole genome shotgun sequence genome:
ttaactgactgagccacccaggctcacaaatgtcatttctttctgaggctgagtaatactccattttgtgtatgtgccacattttgtttatccatttaccagtagatggatatttggattgttCTCACTTTTGGCTGTCATGtataatgctgctctgaacagGAGTTtacaagtatctgtttgagtccctgctttcagttatTGTTCAGTTCCTCTTAGAgttggaattgttggatcatctGGTCATTCTGTAtcaaactttttgaggaaaccaaCTTTTCCATGACAGCTGCACCcttttatattctcaccagcaatgtgtAAAGGTTGCAGTTTCTCCCTCTTTTTGACAGCAtgtgttattttctggttttgataatagtcatcctaatgggtgcaaggtggcatctcattgtagtttgatttgcatttccccagtgaCTGGTGAGTTGAACATCTCTTTATGTGCTCTTGgacatttgaatgtcttcttcggagaaatgtttattcaggtcctttgcacATTTAATGGGATCATTTGGGGTTTTTGCTGATGAGTTGTAGGATTTCTTTATGCATTCTGGATATTAATTCCCTATCAAATGtatgagttgcaaatattttcaaaatctgcAATTCTGCagattgtcttttcactcttttggTAGTGTTCTTTGATAcacaaatgttttaatttttataaagtcctctttatctgtttttttttcttttgttgtctgtgccTAATTTAATTTTTCGATGTCAACAGTTGGCAAGTCAAATTGCCATCAGTAGGGCATAGTATTTTCTGAGATAAAAGATACAGTAGAATAAGCAATAAACTTAAAGTTacatctttaggggcgcctgggtggcagtgggttaaagcctgtgccttcagctcaggtcatgatcccagggtcctgggcttgagccccacattgggctgtctagttagcagggagcctgcttcctcctctctctctgcctgcctctctgcctacttgtgatctttgtctatgaaataaataaaatctttaaaaaaaaaaagttacatctTTAACTTCTTCACAACTAAGTTTCTTCATTTGCCAGTGAGCATAGTGTTATAGTCTTACAGGGTTATCAGGCTTGAGGAGAAGACATTATAAAGTAGAAAGAGGTATcactattattttcattaaatctttggtgaaaaacattttttttctgtgaaatagCGATATTACTCATCTCCCAAACTTGTGAGACTTAGTAGaccattaaatttattttttataacaaaaatttGGTTAGTCAGATTATTCATGCTTAGTTAGACATAGTATGCATTTATAATAAAGCATGCTTGGTGAGTAAGTgagcatttgcatttttatttttttaattgagttaatttttgttctttcctcaAGGCCTATATGAACCCAATAGCAATGGCCAGATCAAGGGGTCCAATCCAGTCTTCGGGGCCAACGATCCAAGATTATCTGAATCGACCAAGGCCTACCTGGTATTTGTAAAACAATTTAGACATTTATAAGGtttttgcaaattttttaaaggttgctGTTACAACTCTTACTGCTTGTAAATCAGTTGTCACATATGTAATTTTTGAAGTGATACTCATAGGTGCTTTCTTGTCAGTGTATGAAACACATGCATCATGCATAACTGTAAAGCAAGTATTTGAGAACCTACCATCCTGTATAGCTACCAGATAACCTTTCATACCGTTCTCTTCTCTACCTCTAAAGAGGTAGAAGGACTCCCAGGTAGATGTACTTTTGGATAAGATTTATTACAGAGGGTACCAGCCACAGTCAACAAAGGGAAAAGGAGCATGGGGTGAAGTCTCAGGGAGACTAGGCTCAGACTTGTACGGCTTCTTCTCTTGTGGAATCACATAGGATACATTTATAACCTCAGCAATGAGTTGTCTTAACACATATGAGATGTTGCCAACCAGGGGAGTTTGTGAGAGACTCCATGTGCCCAGGGCTTTTACTGGGGACTGGTCAGACTCTGCCTATCAGGTGTCAAAATTCCAGACTCCCAGAAGAAATGCAGGTGATCACCCTCAACAGTAGTATTCATATAGTGAGCTACTCTTATGAGGGAATGGTAAGGACCTTTCCAGAATCCAAATTCCCAGATGCCAGCCAGGGCTAAACTCGTAAATGGGCCTTTCTAGGAATAAGCAGTCAGGCATGCTGTATCAACTCTTCTATCCAGTATGTGAGGTGCATTATAAAATGAATGTTTAGTATAAAAATAGTAGTTTAAATAGACTTTAGCTCACCCTAACACTGAAACTACTAGCTTTGGGACTCGAGGCAGAATTTTTACTGTCCTCAagcttcccttctttttctgtaaaataggGGTAATAATACTGTGTTTTCTCACAGGATTATTAGGATTAAAGGAGCATGGATTAAAAACAGTGCCACGTGTATTAAGTGCTCAGATGTTTGGTGTATTAGCTCTTACAATCCATACTTAGAAAAGGAATGATTAGTGGTATCTGACTGAGTGTATTCATAATACTTGATTAAGGAGGATGtgagcaaaataattttaaacgtATCAACACTGAAATGGAGGTTTATTAGGatattaagaaatttttatttatgaaatttttgttctgtttgtaaGCATCCACCTCTAATAGGAATTTCTTGAAAACTTActtgtttcctattttttaagggaagaagtgaaagaacaattagaaaagaaaaagaaaggctccAAGGCATTGGctgaatttgaagaaaaaatgaatgagGTTTGTAAATAGTACTTGTTTGAAAAAATAGGCACCCTAAAcgatttctttaaaataaaaagaggaaaaccatATTACAGTAATTTATGTCATCTTGGGTTTTCTAAAATTGACTTCTCTTTAGCTTCCCATGCCCCCGTGTGCTCATATTACCCTGAGATTTCCATGATGTTTGCCTGTTTTGATTACAAACATGTGTGTAGTATTTCAGCTACAATATAGATTAATTCAGGGTTGCCTAGCTAGCTCATTCAATAGAGTGAGCAACTCTTGaactcaggattgtgagtttgagcccgcatgttgggtagagagattacttaaaattttaaaaaatatatatggatggatggatagataaattcAGCTTTTACTGTCTGGAAATAGAATCTAACCATCTtcgttaaaaagaaaaagttctcagCCTCACTGATAATACTGACTCCTCTCAATATACAGTGTAGAACTCCCACTCTTTAATACCCTCTTCGAAAAGGGCTAGTGGggccgggtgcctgggtggctcagtcagttaagtggccaattcttgatttcagctcaggtcatgatctcagggtctagggattgagccctatgtcaggcttcaggctcagctgggagtctgcttatccatctcccttcccctctatccctctccctgcttgcatgcataagcattctttcctctttctctctctcaaataaataaataaaatctttttttttttttttttaaagaaaagaactaGTGTGGctggtgcctgcgtggctcagtggcttaagcggctgacttgattttggctcaggtcacgatctcagggttgtgagttcgagccccacctcagactctgtgtagagtctgcttaagattctctctccccaggggcgcctgggtggctcagtgtgttgaggcctctgccttcggctcgggtcatggtcccggggtcctgggatcgggccccgcatcaggctgtctgctcggtggggagtctgcttccccctctctctctgcctgcctctctgcctacttatctctgtcaaataaataaataaaatctttaaaaaaaaaaaaaaagattctctctccctctccttcccactccccaccccaccccaactcacgctctcaaaagaaagaaggagagaaagaaagaaaagctagtAAAGGAGAAAAGAGCTAATAAAGAGTCCTTTGATGACAGGGTTCTGGCACCTGTACTTTTCCCTGTACTTAGAGGCCAAGATGGTGAGAGGTAGAGGACAGAGGAAAGGGAGTAGTGGCTGTCTATATCAGGTGTATTACAAGGGGATAGATAGCCTCTGATGGTGTTTATAACCTTTTTGCAGAACTGgaagaaagaactagaaaaacaCAGGGAGAAATTACTAAGTGGAAGTGAGAGCTCATCCAAAAAAAGACAGGTAATACCGTTTTGAGCTTAATGCTGTTTTTTAATGTCCTATTTGGGTTTTCATAATCTGTGTACTACTGtcaatagataattttaaaaactcacatcAACTTATTTAGATTTgtacttttatttgtttgcttttagagaaagaaaaaagaaaagaagaaatctggTAGGGTGAGcaaaagttttccatttttctaaatgttACTATTAAGAGCCTACAAGAAAAGTAAGAATAATTTTTATGATCTGTATGTTACTGTAAATGAGTCAAGGAGTCTTGAAGTCCTTTAGTGGTTATGGGTAGGTTTTATTCTGTTAACAGTATAAAGAAAAGCACTTACCTCCTTATATCCTGGTAACTCTTGCtgtcagggagagaaagagggaacattgACTACCATTGGCATATCTGTCATTACTTTGTTGAGCCTTTTTCGTGTATATGAGGGAGTGTGGGGAGTGTGatatttgacattttaatatttaaggtATCTGAATAGATCTCTTAGACCACTAGATTGATTTTGTTAAGTATTTGAGAGACTTAgtgataagaaaaataattcctgCATCTCACAAGCTTTAATTATTTTGTGCTTGGTCAAGTAttcatcttcttcttcatcaAGCTCTGATTCTTCCAGCAGTTCTTCAGATTCTGAAGATGAGGTAAGATTTGCCTGTAATGGTTTATGAAATAATAATctctagggttttttttcttttagggttttttttttttggtttttttttaatgacaagagGAAATCCATTATGAAATACctgttagggggcgcctgggtggctcagtgggttaagccgctgccttcggctcaggtcatgatctcagggtcctgggatcgagtcccgcatcgggctctctgctcggcagggagcctgcttccctctctctctatctctctctgcctgcctctctgcctacttgtgatctctctctctctcgctgtcaaataaataaataaaatcttaagaaaaaaaaaaaatacctgttagAAACTTTGACTTCCAGGTTTTGGTTAATTATCCATAACTGAGAGCACTGACATGAATAAATAACtagatatttaagtatatatttgaatatatatatatgtagatatatatatattcggTTCCTAAAATTGTCTTATTCTCTTTAAAAACGTCAGTAAAAGAAATGGAGTCTAAAAATCTAAAATGCTATTTGACTAGATGCTAGAGATTACATGTGATTTAAATTACTTGACATTTTTTATAAATCAGGAAGGTTAATATAAGTTACATTTTAAGCATTACTTATGaatggggcatctggctggctcagtcagtagagcatgtgactcttgatcttgggtttgtgagcTCAGGCCCCGCATGGGCATAGAGtttgcttaaaaaattattaagtaaaacATGTACTTGCAAACTGGTTTTTTCATTTAAGCTTTGTTCATTGATAAAGTTTCGTATTAATAAAATGCATCAgttatatttttgaaagagaaagcaaatgtttctaaaaatgttttgtataggacaaaaaacaaggaaaaaggaaaaagaaaaagaagaaccgtTCACATAAATCTTCTGAAAGCTCCATGTCAGAAACTGAATCGGACAGTAAGGTAAAATCAGCAACATTTTGGataacaaacacatttttttttccttttaggtcATCCTGTCTTAAATTGCTGTCAGTTTACAAATGAGATGCTATTTTTTGTACTTTGATGGACTGTGCCCCTCAATTGATATACTTAATATCTTACATATGGGATTTTATTGTTCTCTAAATACTTCCACATATGCTTTCATGTCTCAGCATTTCCATGACAGCTTTTATAATAAACATGGCAgacattatttttcccattttcatatAGAAGTGAGAGTTCAGAGGAAAAAACATACTCTActatctggtccagtgtcctTTCCATTATACCTAAATCTGCTCTTTATGTCCAGAACTGTGAAACATAATTGGCTCTCAAACATGTGTGGTAATAAGAAATACATGCAGGTTGCAATAACAGTGTAGATTCCTAGGCCTCATGTCAATACAGTCTGATTTAGTaagtctgctttaggctcagaagtctacatttttaacatttgtcCCCTATGATTCTGATACAGGCCTGTCCTTGGACCACAAGTTTCAGACACTCTTCTAGAACCCCAGGAGAACAAAACAACTGGTTTGGGGGCAGATCTCTACTTGTCCTAGTATGATTTCTTCTGACAAATGCCTGGCATCTAGAAAGTTGTTAGTAAAtcttggttttctctttgtcttttaagACAGAAGAGTCAGTCTAATGCGGATAGTTAATCTTTGTCAGATGCCTACTATGTGTTAGGCACATTTCTGAGCACTTGACATGTTAGCTTAATTCTTTCAACAACCCTcatccattttatggatgaagaaggCTCAGGGACGTTAATGGCTAAAACTGAAAGAATCAGAAGCAGAAATTCTCACCTTTCCTCCTTACAGGGAGAGTAGGAAAATCAGATTGGGCGATTTCTGAGGACAGTGTGAATGAGAACCTCAGTGCGTATGACCACCACAggcaaaaataagcaaatggcattaagtcttattttaaaagaaaccctGTGGTTATTACAGACAAAGTCTATCATTTTTGGTGTACATAGATTT
This genomic interval carries:
- the FAM133B gene encoding protein FAM133B isoform X1: MGKRDNRVAYMNPIAMARSRGPIQSSGPTIQDYLNRPRPTWEEVKEQLEKKKKGSKALAEFEEKMNENWKKELEKHREKLLSGSESSSKKRQRKKKEKKKSGRYSSSSSSSSDSSSSSSDSEDEDKKQGKRKKKKKNRSHKSSESSMSETESDSKDSLKKKKRSKDATEKEKDIKGQSKKRKIHSEDKPLSSESLSESDHIEEVRAKKKKSSEEREKVIEKTKKKKKHKKHSKKKKKKAASSSPDLP
- the FAM133B gene encoding protein FAM133B isoform X4 gives rise to the protein MGKRDNRVAYMNPIAMARSRGPIQSSGPTIQDYLNRPRPTWEEVKEQLEKKKKGSKALAEFEEKMNENWKKELEKHREKLLSGSESSSKKRQRKKKEKKKSGRYSSSSSSSSDSSSSSSDSEDEDKKQGKRKKKKKNRSHKSSESSMSETESDSKDIKGQSKKRKIHSEDKPLSSESLSESDHIEEVRAKKKKSSEEREKVIEKTKKKKKHKKHSKKKKKKAASSSPDLP
- the FAM133B gene encoding protein FAM133B isoform X3 — encoded protein: MGKRDNRVAYMNPIAMARSRGPIQSSGPTIQDYLNRPRPTWEEVKEQLEKKKKGSKALAEFEEKMNENWKKELEKHREKLLSGSESSSKKRQRKKKEKKKSGRYSSSSSSSSDSSSSSSDSEDEDKKQGKRKKKKKNRSHKSSESSMSETESDSKDSLKKKKRSKDATEKEKDIKGQSKKRKIHSEDKPLSSESLSESDHIEEEKTKKKKKHKKHSKKKKKKAASSSPDLP
- the FAM133B gene encoding protein FAM133B isoform X2; the protein is MGKRDNRVAYMNPIAMARSRGPIQSSGPTIQDYLNRPRPTWEEVKEQLEKKKKGSKALAEFEEKMNENWKKELEKHREKLLSGSESSSKKRQRKKKEKKKSGRYSSSSSSSSDSSSSSSDSEDEDKKQGKRKKKKKNRSHKSSESSMSETESDSKDSLKKKKRSKDATEKEKDIKGQSKKRKIHSEDKPLSSESLSESDHIEEVRAKKKKSSEEREKEKTKKKKKHKKHSKKKKKKAASSSPDLP